Proteins encoded by one window of Salvia splendens isolate huo1 chromosome 14, SspV2, whole genome shotgun sequence:
- the LOC121764995 gene encoding putative pentatricopeptide repeat-containing protein At3g28640 isoform X1 — protein sequence MPFKNLFPNNQFVILKQLPESSLPLLSLQRRFSCSSQPDSSNWVQNNQLFQRHPRLQLFEKGRMKTLHHLKQFVAYVFVTGLHRNPFIMSRIIYLSLVESEECNHIDNSKFGIQIFSRIERPNIFSWNTLIRFFSGLDPMIALHFYTKMVRERILPDTYTFTFLLQAGGPSLDLFFVKQVHCHALKFGFNHNLFVQNSVLSAYAIRDSAMDARNVFDEMSNKDVVTWTSLISGLVAHSNYMEALRVFKDLMADDCQPHPNVVTTISAISACGGLGYANLTKCFHALLEKAGWIETDVSISNSLIDAYAKCGDLSNATRVFNEIQNVKKDLYSWTAVITSYGMHGRGLDALCVFYQMDPLHELAPDAVTLVAILSACAHSGLLDQGLCIFELMWRRYKIKPDLRHYGCIVDLLGRAGMIKRAYSVVESMPMEPNLAVLGSLLSSCRLHNELEFGEAVLRKIELLKERGGASVLISNMYASKNEWDRVVNVRNKMRERMKGKVSGRSWIQVKDAVHEFVARNDVDPKLHMVLRSLEKLSTLFCLISARRPPASFFIGLIVFNFVQIFLHSAARCRPHSISISLIHQNVIFVDQLFRYKIGNMFRSLFSSDD from the exons ATGCCATTCAAAAATCTTTTCCCAAATAATCAATTTGTTATTCTTAAGCAACTACCAGAATCATCCCTGCCGCTGCTAAGTCTTCAGAGAAGATTCAGTTGTTCGTCGCAACCTGATTCTTCCAACTGGGTTCAAAACAACCAGTTGTTTCAAAGGCACCCCAGGTTGCAACTTTTCGAGAAAGGACGGATGAAAACACTTCATCATCTCAAGCAATTTGTTGCTTACGTATTTGTAACGGGTCTTCACCGCAACCCCTTCATCATGAGTCGCATAATCTATTTGAGCTTGGTCGAGTCAGAAGAATGTAACCATATCGATAATTCTAAGTTTGGAATTCAGATCTTCAGTAGGATCGAAAGACCCAATATTTTTTCCTGGAATACCCTGATTAGATTCTTCTCCGGGTTAGATCCCATGATTGCTCTGCATTTTTACACGAAAATGGTTAGAGAAAGAATACTCCCCGACACATATACATTCACATTCTTGCTCCAGGCTGGTGGGCCTAGTTTGGATCTGTTTTTTGTTAAACAAGTTCATTGCCATGCTCTGAAATTCGGTTTCAATCACAATTTGTTTGTTCAGAATTCCGTACTCAGTGCCTATGCAATTCGGGACTCGGCAATGGATGCACGGAATGTGTTCGATGAAATGTCGAACAAAGATGTCGTTACATGGACGAGCTTGATATCCGGGCTCGTCGCACATTCCAATTACATGGAAGCACTTCGAGTTTTCAAAGATTTGATGGCCGATGACTGCCAACCACATCCAAATGTTGTCACCACCATCTCTGCAATATCAGCTTGTGGTGGTCTAGGATATGCAAATCTTACTAAATGCTTCCACGCTTTATTAGAGAAGGCTGGATGGATCGAAACTGACGTTTCTATTTCTAATTCCCTGATTGACGCCTATGCAAAATGTGGAGATTTAAGCAACGCAACTAGAGTTTTCAATGAAATTCAGAATGTGAAGAAGGATTTGTATTCTTGGACGGCCGTTATCACATCATACGGTATGCATGGCCGAGGACTAGATGCACTGTGTGTGTTCTATCAAATGGATCCACTCCACGAACTTGCACCCGATGCAGTGACCCTTGTCGCGATTCTTTCAGCATGCGCACACTCTGGCCTGCTCGACCAAGGTTTGTGCATTTTTGAGTTGATGTGGAGAAGGTACAAAATTAAGCCTGACCTTCGTCACTATGGATGCATTGTTGATCTCTTGGGAAGAGCTGGGATGATTAAACGAGCTTATAGTGTTGTTGAGAGCATGCCGATGGAGCCTAATCTGGCTGTATTGGGATCTTTACTGAGTAGTTGTAGGCTTCACAATGAGTTGGAGTTTGGTGAAGCAGTTTTAAGAAAGATCGAGCTTTtgaaagagagaggaggagcctCGGTGCTCATATCTAATATGTATGCTAGTAAGAACGAATGGGATAGAGTGGTTAACGTAAGGAAcaaaatgagagagagaatgaaaggAAAGGTTTCTGGTAGAAGTTGGATTCAGGTTAAAGATGCAGTTCATGAGTTTGTTGCAAGAAATGATGTTGATCCAAAACTGCACATGGTACTTCGAAGTTTGGAAAAGCTCTCTACACTGTT CTGTCTGATATCTGCTCGCCGTCCACCTGCCTCATTCTTCATCGGGCTAATTGTCTTCAATTTTGTACAAATATTT CTTCACTCTGCCGCTCGATGTCGTCCGCATTCGATTTCAATCTCATTGATTCACCAGAACGTAATTTTCGTTGATCAACTGTTTAG ATATAAGATAGGGAATATGTTCAGGAGTCTTTTCAGTAGTGATGACTAG
- the LOC121764995 gene encoding putative pentatricopeptide repeat-containing protein At3g28640 isoform X2, with protein MPFKNLFPNNQFVILKQLPESSLPLLSLQRRFSCSSQPDSSNWVQNNQLFQRHPRLQLFEKGRMKTLHHLKQFVAYVFVTGLHRNPFIMSRIIYLSLVESEECNHIDNSKFGIQIFSRIERPNIFSWNTLIRFFSGLDPMIALHFYTKMVRERILPDTYTFTFLLQAGGPSLDLFFVKQVHCHALKFGFNHNLFVQNSVLSAYAIRDSAMDARNVFDEMSNKDVVTWTSLISGLVAHSNYMEALRVFKDLMADDCQPHPNVVTTISAISACGGLGYANLTKCFHALLEKAGWIETDVSISNSLIDAYAKCGDLSNATRVFNEIQNVKKDLYSWTAVITSYGMHGRGLDALCVFYQMDPLHELAPDAVTLVAILSACAHSGLLDQGLCIFELMWRRYKIKPDLRHYGCIVDLLGRAGMIKRAYSVVESMPMEPNLAVLGSLLSSCRLHNELEFGEAVLRKIELLKERGGASVLISNMYASKNEWDRVVNVRNKMRERMKGKVSGRSWIQVKDAVHEFVARNDVDPKLHMVLRSLEKLSTLLLK; from the exons ATGCCATTCAAAAATCTTTTCCCAAATAATCAATTTGTTATTCTTAAGCAACTACCAGAATCATCCCTGCCGCTGCTAAGTCTTCAGAGAAGATTCAGTTGTTCGTCGCAACCTGATTCTTCCAACTGGGTTCAAAACAACCAGTTGTTTCAAAGGCACCCCAGGTTGCAACTTTTCGAGAAAGGACGGATGAAAACACTTCATCATCTCAAGCAATTTGTTGCTTACGTATTTGTAACGGGTCTTCACCGCAACCCCTTCATCATGAGTCGCATAATCTATTTGAGCTTGGTCGAGTCAGAAGAATGTAACCATATCGATAATTCTAAGTTTGGAATTCAGATCTTCAGTAGGATCGAAAGACCCAATATTTTTTCCTGGAATACCCTGATTAGATTCTTCTCCGGGTTAGATCCCATGATTGCTCTGCATTTTTACACGAAAATGGTTAGAGAAAGAATACTCCCCGACACATATACATTCACATTCTTGCTCCAGGCTGGTGGGCCTAGTTTGGATCTGTTTTTTGTTAAACAAGTTCATTGCCATGCTCTGAAATTCGGTTTCAATCACAATTTGTTTGTTCAGAATTCCGTACTCAGTGCCTATGCAATTCGGGACTCGGCAATGGATGCACGGAATGTGTTCGATGAAATGTCGAACAAAGATGTCGTTACATGGACGAGCTTGATATCCGGGCTCGTCGCACATTCCAATTACATGGAAGCACTTCGAGTTTTCAAAGATTTGATGGCCGATGACTGCCAACCACATCCAAATGTTGTCACCACCATCTCTGCAATATCAGCTTGTGGTGGTCTAGGATATGCAAATCTTACTAAATGCTTCCACGCTTTATTAGAGAAGGCTGGATGGATCGAAACTGACGTTTCTATTTCTAATTCCCTGATTGACGCCTATGCAAAATGTGGAGATTTAAGCAACGCAACTAGAGTTTTCAATGAAATTCAGAATGTGAAGAAGGATTTGTATTCTTGGACGGCCGTTATCACATCATACGGTATGCATGGCCGAGGACTAGATGCACTGTGTGTGTTCTATCAAATGGATCCACTCCACGAACTTGCACCCGATGCAGTGACCCTTGTCGCGATTCTTTCAGCATGCGCACACTCTGGCCTGCTCGACCAAGGTTTGTGCATTTTTGAGTTGATGTGGAGAAGGTACAAAATTAAGCCTGACCTTCGTCACTATGGATGCATTGTTGATCTCTTGGGAAGAGCTGGGATGATTAAACGAGCTTATAGTGTTGTTGAGAGCATGCCGATGGAGCCTAATCTGGCTGTATTGGGATCTTTACTGAGTAGTTGTAGGCTTCACAATGAGTTGGAGTTTGGTGAAGCAGTTTTAAGAAAGATCGAGCTTTtgaaagagagaggaggagcctCGGTGCTCATATCTAATATGTATGCTAGTAAGAACGAATGGGATAGAGTGGTTAACGTAAGGAAcaaaatgagagagagaatgaaaggAAAGGTTTCTGGTAGAAGTTGGATTCAGGTTAAAGATGCAGTTCATGAGTTTGTTGCAAGAAATGATGTTGATCCAAAACTGCACATGGTACTTCGAAGTTTGGAAAAGCTCTCTACACTGTT ATTGAAGTGA
- the LOC121764996 gene encoding uncharacterized protein LOC121764996, translating into MSVSCGAEWAVMLGCMHWAWKRCSYIGSDDSATWPPATPADFDPIPRACRTILAVYQPGPRCSGDAHWVHPDRVVKRAHYEQTRGHAPPYLICTDHENREIVLAIRGLNLASQSDYRVLLDNRLGMQMFDGGYVHNGLLKSALWVLKRESETLRRLWEENGKGYKMVFAGHSLGSGVAALMTVIVANHGDQLGGVPRSLLRCYAVAPARCMSLNLAVKYADIIHSVVLQDDFLPRTPTPLEDIFKSVFCLPCLLFLVCLRDTFIPEGRKLKDQRRLYAPGRMYHIVERKFCRCGRFPPEVRTAIPVDGRFEHIVLSCNATSDHAIVWIEKEAEKALKNMQELNTETVTTPPGVQKFNRKLTLEKEHKDALERAVSLNIPHAETSYEESYGNNEEQDGKLETCINNTGDSSEKGKPVCKDARTNWDEVVGRLFKKHESGKMLLKRDVTDSIKCSSTI; encoded by the exons ATGTCTGTTTCCTGCGGAGCCGAATGGGCGGTCATGCTGGGCTGTATGCACTGGGCCTGGAAGCGCTGCTCCTACATCGGCTCCGACGACAGCGCCACGTGGCCCCCCGCCACCCCCGCCGACTTCGACCCCATCCCCCGCGCCTGCCGCACCATCCTCGCCGTCTACCAGCCCGGCCCCCGATGCTCTGGCGACGCCCACTGGGTCCACCCGGACCGGGTCGTCAAGCGGGCCCACTACGAGCAGACCCGCGGCCACGCGCCCCCGTACTTGATCTGCACGGATCACGAAAACCGCGAGATAGTCCTGGCCATCCGCGGCCTGAACCTGGCAAGCCAGAGCGACTACCGCGTGCTGCTCGACAACCGGCTCGGGATGCAGATGTTCGACGGCGGATACGTGCACAATGGGCTGCTGAAGTCCGCGTTGTGGGTGCTGAAAAGAGAGTCCGAGACGCTGAGGAGGCTGTGGGAGGAGAATGGGAAGGGGTACAAGATGGTGTTTGCGGGGCATTCTCTCGGGTCGGGCGTTGCGGCTCTGATGACCGTCATCGTCGCCAACCATGGCGACCAACTTGGCGGCGTTCCAAGGAGCTTGTTGAGGTGCTATGCGGTAGCCCCTGCCCGGTGCATGTCGCTCAACCTCGCCGTTAAATACGCCGATATCATACACTCGGTGGTGTTGCAG GATGATTTCTTGCCAAGAACACCAACTCCACTAGAAGATATTTTCAAATCTGTTTTCTG TTTGCCCTGCTTGTTATTTCTCGTATGCCTGAGGGATACGTTCATACCCGAAGGCAGAAAACTCAAAGACCAAAGACGACTGTATGCCCCTGGTCGTATGTATCATATCGTAGAAAGAAAGTTTTGCCG ATGTGGAAGATTTCCTCCGGAGGTTAGAACAGCTATTCCCGTGGATGGAAGATTCGAGCATATCGTCTTGTCGTGCAACGCTACATCTGATCATGCTATTGTTTGGATAGAAAAAGAGGCAGAGAAGGCCTTGAAA AATATGCAGGAGCTTAATACAGAGACCGTAACTACTCCGCCAGGGGTACAGAAATTCAACAGGAAGCTGACATTAGAAAAGGAGCACAAGGATGCGTTGGAGAGAGCCGTAAGTTTGAATATACCTCATGCTGAAACGTCATACGAAGAATCATATGGGAACAATGAAGAACAAGACGGGAAATTGGAAACTTGCATCAACAACACAGGAGATTCCTCGGAAAAGGGAAAACCTGTTTGTAAAGACGCGAGGACCAACTGGGACGAAGTTGTTGGGAGGCTTTTCAAGAAACACGAATCCGGGAAGATGCTCCTGAAAAGAGATGTCACTGACTCCATAAAATGCTCATCTACTATTTAA
- the LOC121764816 gene encoding uncharacterized protein LOC121764816 isoform X2 codes for MAQSETLSRNGADDFDRMPLNQRLKLLFASHCISIDSELKSRQLQQTPFPAIRHSGRFKHEIDSENKCVKSSHVTAAGVYEKAASVVEIESPIEVKIEDGENNVDIKSNSEAEMRHEHLDELDHVFLKERLRRLLTSECLGLSSPMLKASCYLSGDSRIVQTPDIPSLANVKVEAPNPDDFKSSIASTVGQMSSSNFVPVKAEVHTAGDTLVDDLDHMLLRERMKLLSSRNAPSLNTPQSPISMSKMTHSASGCWLDRSKPTHSVKINRPRKRKKTATDSIETAMEEDAPGLLQVLIDKGVAVDEIKLYGEPESKDALDDSFMQDSFGELEEVITKLFSQRESLLKYGPVRCSKGERVSYCLECLFSLVEQAHYLQHRHWPVEWGWCRDLQSFIFVFERHNRIVLERPEYGYATYFFELVDSLPIAWQIKRLVTVMKLTSCSRTTLIENRALMVGDDLSEGEAKVLMEYGWIPNTGLGSMLNYYDRVFHDRRSEKDGSEWRSKRR; via the exons ATGGCTCAATCGGAAACCCTTTCCCGAAATGGTGCCGATGACTTCGACCGCATGCCCCTCAACCAGCGCCTCAAGTTGCTTTTCGCCTCCCATTGCATCTCCATCGACTCCGAATTGAAATCTCGCCAGCTTCAGCAAACTCCATTCCCTGCAATTC GCCATTCTGGGAGATTTAAACACGAAATCGATTCGGAAAATAAGTGCGTGAAATCAAGTCATGTTACTGCTGCTGGAGTATATGAGAAAGCTGCTTCTGTTGTTGAAATTGAAAGTCCTATCGAAGTGAAGATCGAAGATGGTGAAAACAATGTTGATATCAAATCAAATTCTGAAGCCGAAATGAGACATGAACATTTGGATGAGCTGGATCATGTGTTTCTAAAAGAACGATTAAGGAGGCTGCTAACAag TGAATGCTTGGGATTGTCCTCGCCAATGCTGAAG GCATCTTGCTATCTATCTGGTGATAGTCGGATTGTGCAAACTCCGGATATACCTAGCTTAGCAAATGTTAAAGTCGAAGCTCCAAATCCTGATGATTTTAAGAGTTCTATTGCAAGTACTGTGGGTCAAATGTCATCTAGTAACTTTGTCCCAGTTAAAGCTGAAGTTCATACTGCTGGTGATACACTTGTAGATGACTTGGATCATATGTTGttaagagagagaatgaaaCTGTTGTCATCGAGAAATGCTCCTAGTTTGAACACACCCCAAAGTCCTATATCTATGAGCAAAATGACGCATTCTGCTTCAGGTTGTTGGCTAGATCGATCAAAACCTACCCATTCAGTGAAAATCAACCGcccaaggaaaagaaaaaaaactgcTAC AGATTCAATTGAAACTGCTATGGAAGAAGATGCCCCTGGACTATTGCAG GTATTGATAGATAAAGGTGTTGCAGTTGATGAAATTAAGCTTTATGGTGAACCAGAAAGCAAAGATGCTTTGGATGATTCATTCATGCAAGACAGCTTTGGAGAGCTAGAAGAAGTTATTACAAAG CTTTTCTCCCAGCGGGAATCTTTATTGAAGTATGGTCCAGTGCGCTGCTCGAAGGGTGAGAGGGTCAGTTACTGTTTGGAATGTTTGTTCTCACTTGTGGAGCAG GCTCACTATCTACAGCATCGACATTGGCCTGTTGAATGGGGATGGTGCCGCGACCTTCAATCTTTTATCTTTGTCTTTGAAAGGCACAACAG GATAGTGCTTGAACGACCCGAGTATGGTTATGCAACATACTTTTTTGAATTGGTAGATTCCTTGCCTATAGCTTGGCAAATCAAACGGCTAGTAACTGTCATGAAGCTTACCAGCTGTAGTAGGACTACTTTAATTGAGAACCGAGCACTGATG GTTGGTGATGATTTGAGCGAGGGAGAAGCGAAGGTGTTGATGGAATATGGTTGGATACCAAACACTGGTCTTGGCTCAATGCTCAACTACTATGACCGGGTTTTTCACGACAGGAGGAGTGAGAAGGATGGATCTGAGTGGAGATCAAAG AGAAGATAG
- the LOC121764816 gene encoding uncharacterized protein LOC121764816 isoform X1: MAQSETLSRNGADDFDRMPLNQRLKLLFASHCISIDSELKSRQLQQTPFPAIRHSGRFKHEIDSENKCVKSSHVTAAGVYEKAASVVEIESPIEVKIEDGENNVDIKSNSEAEMRHEHLDELDHVFLKERLRRLLTSECLGLSSPMLKASCYLSGDSRIVQTPDIPSLANVKVEAPNPDDFKSSIASTVGQMSSSNFVPVKAEVHTAGDTLVDDLDHMLLRERMKLLSSRNAPSLNTPQSPISMSKMTHSASGCWLDRSKPTHSVKINRPRKRKKTATDSIETAMEEDAPGLLQVLIDKGVAVDEIKLYGEPESKDALDDSFMQDSFGELEEVITKLFSQRESLLKYGPVRCSKGERVSYCLECLFSLVEQAHYLQHRHWPVEWGWCRDLQSFIFVFERHNRIVLERPEYGYATYFFELVDSLPIAWQIKRLVTVMKLTSCSRTTLIENRALMVGDDLSEGEAKVLMEYGWIPNTGLGSMLNYYDRVFHDRRSEKDGSEWRSKIGKLLMDGYNSGTIIPTGIPTKVMEYNAANGVEIKVEELS; the protein is encoded by the exons ATGGCTCAATCGGAAACCCTTTCCCGAAATGGTGCCGATGACTTCGACCGCATGCCCCTCAACCAGCGCCTCAAGTTGCTTTTCGCCTCCCATTGCATCTCCATCGACTCCGAATTGAAATCTCGCCAGCTTCAGCAAACTCCATTCCCTGCAATTC GCCATTCTGGGAGATTTAAACACGAAATCGATTCGGAAAATAAGTGCGTGAAATCAAGTCATGTTACTGCTGCTGGAGTATATGAGAAAGCTGCTTCTGTTGTTGAAATTGAAAGTCCTATCGAAGTGAAGATCGAAGATGGTGAAAACAATGTTGATATCAAATCAAATTCTGAAGCCGAAATGAGACATGAACATTTGGATGAGCTGGATCATGTGTTTCTAAAAGAACGATTAAGGAGGCTGCTAACAag TGAATGCTTGGGATTGTCCTCGCCAATGCTGAAG GCATCTTGCTATCTATCTGGTGATAGTCGGATTGTGCAAACTCCGGATATACCTAGCTTAGCAAATGTTAAAGTCGAAGCTCCAAATCCTGATGATTTTAAGAGTTCTATTGCAAGTACTGTGGGTCAAATGTCATCTAGTAACTTTGTCCCAGTTAAAGCTGAAGTTCATACTGCTGGTGATACACTTGTAGATGACTTGGATCATATGTTGttaagagagagaatgaaaCTGTTGTCATCGAGAAATGCTCCTAGTTTGAACACACCCCAAAGTCCTATATCTATGAGCAAAATGACGCATTCTGCTTCAGGTTGTTGGCTAGATCGATCAAAACCTACCCATTCAGTGAAAATCAACCGcccaaggaaaagaaaaaaaactgcTAC AGATTCAATTGAAACTGCTATGGAAGAAGATGCCCCTGGACTATTGCAG GTATTGATAGATAAAGGTGTTGCAGTTGATGAAATTAAGCTTTATGGTGAACCAGAAAGCAAAGATGCTTTGGATGATTCATTCATGCAAGACAGCTTTGGAGAGCTAGAAGAAGTTATTACAAAG CTTTTCTCCCAGCGGGAATCTTTATTGAAGTATGGTCCAGTGCGCTGCTCGAAGGGTGAGAGGGTCAGTTACTGTTTGGAATGTTTGTTCTCACTTGTGGAGCAG GCTCACTATCTACAGCATCGACATTGGCCTGTTGAATGGGGATGGTGCCGCGACCTTCAATCTTTTATCTTTGTCTTTGAAAGGCACAACAG GATAGTGCTTGAACGACCCGAGTATGGTTATGCAACATACTTTTTTGAATTGGTAGATTCCTTGCCTATAGCTTGGCAAATCAAACGGCTAGTAACTGTCATGAAGCTTACCAGCTGTAGTAGGACTACTTTAATTGAGAACCGAGCACTGATG GTTGGTGATGATTTGAGCGAGGGAGAAGCGAAGGTGTTGATGGAATATGGTTGGATACCAAACACTGGTCTTGGCTCAATGCTCAACTACTATGACCGGGTTTTTCACGACAGGAGGAGTGAGAAGGATGGATCTGAGTGGAGATCAAAGATTGGGAAGTTGCTTATGGATGGGTATAACAGCGGCACCATAATCCCTACTGGTATCCCCACAAAGGTTATGGAATACAATGCTGCAAACGGTGTGGAAATTAAGGTAGAAGAACTTAGTTAA